A genomic window from Sporosarcina sp. Marseille-Q4063 includes:
- a CDS encoding energy-coupling factor ABC transporter ATP-binding protein — protein MKEILSMKQVSYAYPTDDEEVVKAVDSVSLSVNDGEWIAIVGHNGSGKSTLAKLIIGLLFPEDGVVNVFREKLTNENIWDIRSRLGIVFQNPDNQFVGSTVQDDVAFALENNGIPFEDMVERVHESLKQVKMSDFLDQEPHHLSGGQKQRVAIAGALALRPNLLIMDEATSMLDPQGRDEVIRIVQELKRKTGLTVISITHDLEEALLADRIFVMNKGKVLQTGTPEEVFKHGDQLESIGLDLPFALRVSALLRENGLKLEGEHMTEEELVNELWTSHFKI, from the coding sequence ATGAAGGAAATCTTATCAATGAAACAAGTTTCGTATGCGTATCCAACTGACGATGAAGAAGTGGTGAAAGCGGTTGACAGCGTATCTCTGTCAGTCAACGACGGCGAGTGGATTGCGATTGTCGGGCATAACGGATCCGGTAAATCAACTTTGGCCAAATTAATAATTGGACTATTGTTCCCCGAGGACGGCGTCGTAAATGTTTTTCGTGAAAAGTTGACGAATGAAAACATTTGGGACATTCGATCGCGCCTGGGCATTGTTTTTCAAAATCCGGACAACCAATTTGTCGGTTCTACTGTACAAGATGATGTTGCATTTGCACTTGAAAATAACGGGATTCCATTCGAAGACATGGTAGAACGCGTCCACGAATCGTTAAAACAAGTGAAGATGAGCGATTTCCTCGATCAAGAGCCACACCATTTGTCTGGCGGACAGAAACAACGCGTCGCGATTGCAGGGGCGCTTGCACTACGACCGAATTTATTGATCATGGATGAAGCGACATCAATGCTCGATCCACAAGGTCGAGATGAAGTCATTCGTATTGTACAGGAACTAAAACGGAAAACGGGCCTTACAGTCATCTCAATTACACATGACTTGGAAGAAGCACTTCTTGCCGACCGTATTTTCGTGATGAATAAAGGCAAAGTACTGCAAACGGGAACACCTGAGGAAGTATTTAAACATGGCGATCAATTGGAATCGATTGGTCTTGACTTGCCATTTGCTTTAAGAGTTTCAGCACTCCTACGTGAAAACGGGTTGAAACTTGAAGGTGAACATATGACGGAAGAAGAGTTGGTGAATGAATTATGGACATCTCACTTCAAAATATAG
- the rplQ gene encoding 50S ribosomal protein L17, with protein sequence MAYRKLGRTSSQRKALLRDLTTDLIVHESIQTTEARAKELRSVVEKMITLGKRGDLHARRQAAQYMRREQVTITNGEGEDVEVFAIQKLFDDVAPRYAERQGGYTRIMKMGPRRGDGAPVVVIELV encoded by the coding sequence ATGGCATACAGAAAACTTGGACGTACAAGTTCACAACGTAAAGCGTTGCTTCGCGACCTTACAACTGATCTTATCGTACATGAAAGCATTCAAACGACAGAAGCACGCGCAAAAGAATTGCGTTCAGTCGTTGAAAAAATGATTACACTTGGTAAACGTGGAGATTTACATGCACGTCGTCAAGCTGCACAATACATGCGTCGTGAGCAAGTTACAATTACAAACGGGGAAGGCGAAGATGTTGAAGTCTTTGCAATCCAGAAATTGTTTGATGATGTAGCTCCACGTTATGCAGAACGTCAAGGCGGATATACACGTATCATGAAAATGGGTCCCCGTCGCGGTGACGGTGCACCAGTAGTGGTAATTGAACTCGTCTAA
- a CDS encoding DNA-directed RNA polymerase subunit alpha, whose product MIEIEKPKIETVKISDDSKFGKFIIEPLERGYGNTLGNSLRRILLSSLPGAAVTSIQIDGVLHEFSTVEGVVEDVATIILNVKRIALKIYSDEEKVIEIDVKGEGVITAADITHDSDVEILNPDLKIATLGKNGHLRMRMYAVRGRGYDLAETNKRDDLAIGVIPVDSIYTPVSRVNFQVENTRVGQLANFDKLTLDVSTNGSIGPKEAVALGAKILTEHLNIFVNMTDEAQTAEIMVEKEEDQIEKVLEMTIEELDLSVRSYNCLKRAGINTVLELSNKTEEEMMKVRNLGRKSLEEVKAKLDELNLDLRTED is encoded by the coding sequence ATGATCGAAATTGAGAAACCAAAGATTGAAACTGTGAAAATCAGCGATGATTCCAAATTCGGGAAGTTTATCATTGAACCACTTGAGCGTGGCTACGGGAATACCTTAGGGAATTCCTTGCGTCGAATTCTTCTTTCCTCATTACCAGGGGCAGCTGTAACATCCATTCAAATTGACGGGGTTCTTCATGAATTCTCAACTGTAGAAGGTGTCGTTGAAGACGTTGCTACAATTATTTTGAATGTGAAAAGAATTGCTCTTAAAATCTATTCAGATGAAGAGAAGGTAATTGAGATTGATGTGAAAGGTGAAGGAGTTATCACTGCAGCGGATATTACGCATGACAGTGATGTAGAAATTCTGAATCCTGATTTAAAGATTGCAACGCTAGGGAAAAATGGACACTTACGCATGCGCATGTATGCTGTTCGTGGTCGCGGCTATGATTTAGCTGAAACAAATAAACGCGATGATCTTGCAATTGGTGTAATTCCAGTCGACTCGATCTATACTCCGGTATCACGTGTTAATTTCCAAGTTGAAAATACTCGTGTTGGTCAGTTGGCTAACTTCGATAAATTAACTTTGGATGTTTCAACAAATGGTAGCATTGGTCCGAAAGAAGCAGTAGCACTCGGAGCAAAAATTCTTACTGAGCATTTGAATATATTTGTCAATATGACAGACGAAGCACAAACTGCGGAAATCATGGTAGAAAAAGAAGAAGATCAGATTGAAAAAGTTTTAGAGATGACGATCGAAGAACTTGACCTATCTGTTAGATCCTACAACTGCCTAAAACGCGCGGGCATTAACACTGTCCTTGAGCTTTCAAATAAGACAGAAGAAGAAATGATGAAAGTACGCAATCTAGGCCGTAAATCACTTGAAGAAGTGAAAGCGAAGCTAGATGAACTTAATCTTGATTTAAGAACAGAAGATTAA
- the rpsK gene encoding 30S ribosomal protein S11 gives MAKGKKQTTRRRTKKNIESGIAHIRSTFNNTIVTITDMQGNALSWSSAGALGFRGSRKSTPFAAQMAAETAAKTSMEHGLKTLEVTVKGPGAGREAAIRSLQAAGLEVTAIRDVTPVPHNGCRPPKRRRV, from the coding sequence ATGGCTAAAGGTAAAAAACAAACAACACGTCGTCGTACGAAAAAGAATATCGAATCCGGTATTGCACATATCCGTTCGACGTTTAACAATACGATTGTTACAATTACGGACATGCAAGGTAACGCTCTTTCATGGTCAAGTGCTGGTGCACTAGGATTCAGAGGATCCCGTAAATCAACACCATTCGCTGCACAGATGGCTGCAGAAACTGCTGCTAAAACATCTATGGAGCATGGTTTAAAAACTCTTGAAGTTACTGTTAAAGGCCCTGGTGCTGGTCGTGAAGCTGCAATTCGTTCACTACAAGCTGCTGGACTTGAAGTAACCGCAATTAGAGACGTAACTCCGGTTCCACATAACGGATGCCGTCCACCAAAACGCCGCCGTGTATAA